Proteins found in one Fusarium oxysporum Fo47 chromosome V, complete sequence genomic segment:
- a CDS encoding major facilitator superfamily domain-containing protein has protein sequence MTVVENRHADSEVAPPPKDQLLPVKWYRSTFFNITVLGLCNLSAPGIWVAMNSLGAGGAASPKLINAANALTFCLMVVSCYFSSAMVRYIGIKGALIFGTLGYAPYAAGLYTNNRFGTEWLVLVGAALCGISAGVFWMAEAAIAIAYPEPWNRGKALGYWLTYRLSGQILGGAINLGLNADRNEAGKVSYTVYLIFIALQAVGPFVALLLSKPHQVQRKDGVTVKLEIDKLPSFELKETARLFFTKKFLLVVLFIGQAVFAESVFFTYLALWFSVRSRALGSFLGGIVAVTAGNILGAWLDRTKVSLRFRTRSSFAFLATLQGACWIWATVLVTRFRETRPTYDWVDSGFGHSFAIFLFLTLSFQLNYLFLYFVIHHLANTQDEIIRFSALLRGTESAWQALSYGITSLPLFAEVGGVYFNFALWGLSIFPAWLVLKDFGSHAAPSLESPIQEVDSQNFGSNSGEDSDIKKH, from the exons ATGACGGTGGTGGAAAATCGACATGCAGACAGTGAGGttgctcctcctcccaaggatcagcttcttcctg TCAAGTGGTATCGCTCCacattcttcaacatcacaGTGCTGGGCTTGTGTAACTTGTCTGCCCCAGGTATCTGGGTAGCCATGAACTCGCTTGGTGCCGGTGGTGCAGCCTCGCCTAAGCTCATCAACGCTGCCAATGCCTTGACATTCTGTCTCATGGTGGTGTCTTGTTACTTCTCGAGTGCTATGGTTCGATATATTGGCATCAAGGGTGCTCTGATCTTTGGAAC TCTTGGATATGCACCTTATGCTGCAGGTCTTTACACAAACAACCGTTTTGGAACAGAATGGCTCGTCCTTGTCGGCGCTGCTCTCTGCGGTATCTCGGCCGGTGTCTTCTGGATGGCCGAAGCCGCTATCGCCATCGCATATCCTGAGCCTTGGAACCGCGGTAAAGCTCTAGGTTACTGGCTCACCTACCGTCTATCCGGTCAGATCCTTGGTGGTGCCATCAATCTTGGTCTCAATGCCGACCGTAACGAGGCTGGAAAGGTCTCTTACACTGTTtacctcatcttcattgcTCTCCAAGCTGTTGGTCCTTTCGTTGCTCTGTTGCTCAGCAAGCCGCATCAGGTTCAGAGGAAAGATGGAGTTACGGTCAAGTTGGAGATTGATAAGCTTCCTAGTtttgagctcaaggagacTGCCAGACTCTTCTTTACGAAGAAGTTCCTTCTGGTCGTTCTATTCATCGGACAGGCTGTCTTTGCGGAATCCGTCTTCTTCACTTATCTCGCCT TGTGGTTTTCTGTTCGATCCCGTGCTCTTGGATCTTTCTTGGGCGGCATCGTTGCCGTCACCGCTGGTAATATTCTGGGT GCTTGGCTCGACCGTACCAAGGTTTCTCTCCGTTTCCGCACCCGATCTTCTTTCGCCTTCCTTGCTACTCTTCAAGGTGCCTGCTGGATCTGGGCCACAGTCTTGGTTACCAGATTCCGTGAGACAAGACCAACCTACGACTGGGTCGATTCGGGATTCGGCCATTCAtttgccatcttcttgttccttACTTTGTCATTCCAGCTTAACTACCTCTTCCT CTACTTCGTTATCCATCATCTCGCCAACACTCAAGACGAAATCATTCGTTTCTCTGCCCTTCTCCGAGGCACTGAGTCCGCCTGGCAAGCTCTCAGCTACGGCATTACTTCCTTGCCTCTATTCGCTGAGGTTGGTGGAGTTTACTTCAACTTCGCACTTTGGGGTCTTTCAATCTTCCCTGCTTGGTTGGTTCTGAAGGATTTCGGTTCTCATGCCGCTCCTTCTCTTGAGAGCCCCATCCAGGAGGTTGATAGTCAGAACTTTGGGTCTAACTCCGGCGAGGACAGTGATATCAAGAAGCACTAG
- a CDS encoding major facilitator superfamily domain-containing protein yields the protein MADDKAIEPAPIGADEPDSSDNSVKNTHADVNEIPKHDHHAHRDGADAALDLLNETGGISRPFDAKANKRLIRRIDTHIMPLICTVYFLQYIDKTAVSYASVTGIQQSTGLKGNEFNWVASIFFFGQLGFQFPTVRLLQVFPLAKYVSVNVTLWGVTLACMAACHNFSGLLACRFFLGALEAAIVPAWVLFTSQWYTKEEQAFRVGIWFSVCGAAQMFGGYFAYGVATHVGKDPNAALKGWQVIFLVLGLLTVVVGISFWFIMPDSPAVAGFLDKEKKAMHLERIRGNVQGIGTQTFKWAHVKEALTDSMTWLYAFWVFAANIPNSIATSFGNILVKGMGYTNEESLLLVTPLGAWEIVFLIGLTYGAMKTRQRLFFCIAGHIPAIIGAILMATTEKVPALIGYYTTGGIPIGWTTILGLQSSNVAGSTKKITVSCIGTIAYTVGNIISPHTFQARDGPRYLPAKISICIIYFLCTIDLLVMRWVFNQRNKKRDAEKAALGDQYGVEENHEFLDLTDLENKEFRYEL from the coding sequence ATGGCGGATGACAAGGCCATCGAGCCCGCTCCCATTGGGGCTGATGAACCAGACTCTTCTGACAACTCGGTCAAAAATACCCATGCTGATGTAAATGAAATTCCAAAGCATGACCATCATGCCCACAGAGACGGGGCAGATGCTGCCCTTGACTTGTTGAATGAAACGGGCGGAATCAGTCGACCTTTCGATGCCAAAGCCAACAAACGACTCATCCGCCGCATCGATACTCATATCATGCCTCTCATTTGTACTGTCTACTTCTTACAGTACATCGACAAGACTGCAGTCTCTTACGCAAGCGTTACTGGCATCCAACAATCAACTGGTCTCAAGGGAAATGAGTTCAACTGGGTCGCTTcgattttcttcttcggtcAACTCGGCTTTCAATTCCCTACCGTTCGTCTTCTCCAAGTATTCCCTCTCGCGAAATACGTCTCAGTTAACGTTACACTTTGGGGCGTGACTCTCGCTTGTATGGCTGCATGCCACAATTTCAGTGGTCTTCTAGCCTGTCGATTCTTTCTTGGTGCCCTCGAAGCCGCCATTGTCCCAGCATGGGTCCTTTTCACATCCCAATGGTACAcgaaagaagaacaagcttTTCGAGTTGGCATTTGGTTTTCTGTCTGTGGTGCCGCTCAGATGTTTGGTGGATATTTTGCTTACGGTGTTGCAACGCATGTTGGCAAAGATCCAAATGCTGCTTTGAAAGGATGGCAAGTTAtcttccttgttcttggtctcCTCACTGTTGTGGTTGGAATCAGTTTCTGGTTCATCATGCCAGACTCTCCTGCAGTCGCTGGATTTCTggacaaagagaagaaagccaTGCATCTTGAGCGCATTCGAGGAAATGTGCAGGGCATTGGTACCCAGACATTCAAGTGGGCTCATGTTAAGGAGGCTTTGACTGATAGCATGACTTGGCTATATGCCTTCTGGGTCTTTGCTGCCAACATTCCGAACTCTATTGCTACCAGTTTCGGAAATATTCTTGTTAAAGGTATGGGATATACCAATGAGGAGTCTCTGTTGTTGGTCACTCCCCTCGGAGCTTGGGAGATCGTCTTCCTGATTGGCCTGACTTATGGAGCTATGAAGACAAGACAACGGTTGTTCTTTTGCATTGCTGGTCATATCCCTGCTATCATCGGAGCCATCTTAATGGCAACCACTGAAAAGGTTCCCGCCCTTATTGGATACTACACAACTGGAGGCATTCCCATTGGCTGGACCACTATTCTAGGACTACAAAGCTCCAACGTCGCTGGCTCTACCAAGAAAATTACCGTCTCATGTATTGGAACTATCGCATATACTGTTGGAAACATCATCTCACCTCACACCTTTCAAGCTCGTGATGGACCACGATATCTCCCCGCTAAAATTTCCATCTGCATCATTTACTTCCTTTGCACCATTGACTTGCTAGTCATGAGATGGGTCTTTAATCAAAGGAATAAGAAGAGGGATGCCGAGAAGGCTGCGTTGGGTGATCAGTACGGAGTGGAAGAGAACCATGAGTTTCTGGATTTGACGGATCTGGAGAACAAAGAATTCCGCTATGAGCTGTAG
- a CDS encoding luciferase-like domain-containing protein, with translation MASQNQAAQQGKKKSLIVNAFVMMCSGHQSPGLWRHPEDESWRFKDTEHWVELAKLLEDAKFHGIFIADVLGGYDVYKKSLEPAIISGAQWPLTEPLAVIPAMAAATKNIGFGATVSVTYEQPYHLARRLSTVDHLTKGRLGWNIVTGYLDSAARNLGHPVQLAHDERYAQAEEYMEVMYKLFNSSWRDDAVKLDRERGIYTDPALVRQIDHNGKYFNVPGPHVVDPSPQRTPLLLQAGASKPVCKKNIAEIRQVAKEQFGRDPNNIKVLALVTPILGRTEEEARAKYDEARKYASTEGALSLFGGWTGMDLNQYGDDEELRQVESNAVRSTVEGYAKFSPANSKWTKHTVAEHVSLGGNGPLFVGTPSQVADSLQVWIDEADVDGFNFGYVLFPGTFKDIIELLLPELRSRGLFWDDYAVPGGSYRENFYGLPGQKYPLEEHAASKYRWTAGVPASEHKIPQ, from the exons ATGGCATCTCAGAATCAAGCGGCCCAgcagggcaagaagaagagccttATCGTCAATGCCTTTGTCATGATGTGTAG TGGTCATCAATCGCCAGGATTATGGAGACACCCCGAGGATGAGTCTTGGAGGTTCAAAGACACTGAGCACTGGGTCGAATTGGCCAAGTTGCTAGAAGACGCCAAGTTTCATGGCATCTTCATTGCTGATGTGTTGG GAGGTTACGATGTGTACAAGAAGTCCTTGGAACCTGCTATTATCTCTGGAGCTCAATGGCCTCTTACAGAACCACTGGCCGTCATTCCTGCCATGGCTGCTGCGACTAAGAATATTGGATTTGGTGCCACTGTTTCTGTTACCTATGAACAGCCATATCATCTTGCTCGACGGTTGTCAACAGTTGATCACCTCACCAAGGGCCG TCTAGGCTGGAAC ATTGTCACTGGTTACCTGGACTCAGCTGCTCGCAACCTTGGTCATCCAGTTCAACTCGCC CACGATGAACGCTATGCCCAGGCCGAAGAATACATGGAAGTCATGtacaagctcttcaactcatccTGGCGTGACGACGCTGTCAAGCTAGACCGTGAGCGAGGTATCTACACGGACCCCGCCCTTGTTCGTCAAATTGATCATAACGGTAAATACTTCAACGTTCCCGGTCCTCACGTCGTGGACCCCAGCCCGCAGCGAAcaccacttcttcttcaagcaggAGCCAGCAAGCCAG TTTGTAAGAAGAACATTGCGGAGATTCGACAGGTTGCGAAGGAACAGTTTGGCCGAGACCCAAACAATATCAAGGTCCTCGCTCTTGTCACACCTATTCTTGGTAGgactgaggaggaagctCGGGCTAAGTATGATGAAGCGAGGAAGTATGCTTCGACTGAAGGTGCTTTGTCACTGTTCGGTGGATGGACGGGTATGGACTTGAACCAAtacggcgatgatgaggaactTCGACAGGTTGAAAGTAACGCTGTTCG ATCAACTGTAGAAGGTTATGCCAAGTTCTCGCCCGCAAACTCAAAGTGGACGAAGCATACTGTCGCCGAGCATGTCAGCCTTGGAGGCAACGGGCCTCTGTTTGTCGGCACACCATCTCAGGTAGCTGATAGCCTGCAAGTATGGATTGATGAGGCAGATGTCGATGGATTCAACTTT GGATATGTCCTGTTCCCCGGTACCTTCAAAGATATCATCGAACTTCTACTCCCAGAACTTCGATCAAGGGGCCTCTTTTGGGACGATTACGCGGTGCCTGGCGGTAGCTACCGAGAGAACTTCTATGGCCTTCCTGGACAGAAGTATCCTCTCGAGGAGCATGCTGCTTCCAAGTATAGGTGGACTGCCGGCGTGCCTGCAAGTGAACACAAGATTCCGCAGTAG
- a CDS encoding major facilitator superfamily domain-containing protein, whose product MAASSTATIGSYKLTSRAVNEPPAAAAREGSGIFDETRRLGSRYGEDYSEGGVESVAAQNASAEVAESWKYPRQNVFRTGAAFWSLLTSGANDAAYGALIPYLEEYYNLSYIIVSLVFLSPFVGYILAAVLNNTLHRRIGQRGIGITCGICHILAYIIIAVHPPYPVLVLAYCLAGFGNGISDAAWNAWIGNLDKANETLGFLHAFYGVGGVISPLIATNMIAKANLPWYTFYYVMIGLATIEFVTCTWAFWPNGPEVYRQTMDASNEDNQGMKEALFKLPFARVTWLCAAFLLCYVGVEVSVGGWIVQFMIRVRKAENYPAGMTSMGFWLGLAVGRAILGFVTPLLGVKVAVSLYLPAAMALQLIFWLVPSFYVSAVTVALQGFFLGPLFPAVVVATTKMLPKHLHVSTIGFAAAFGGSGAAILPFAVGAIAQAKGVKTLQPIILAFLTALLGLWLCLPRIGKKRD is encoded by the exons ATGGCTGCCTCTTCTACAGCCACAATTGGCTCCTACAAGCTGACGTCTCGCGCAGTCAACGAGCCCCCTGCCGCTGCGGCCCGTGAGGGATCGGGTATCTTTGACGAAACTCGGAGGCTTGGCTCTCGCTACGGTGAAGATTACTCAGagggtggtgttgagagtgTCGCGGCACAAAATGCTTCCGCAGAGGTTGCTGAGAGCTGGAAATATCCCCGCCAGAATGTTTTCAGGACCGGAGCGGCGTTCTGGAGTCTTTTGACCTCCGGAGCTAACGATGCTGCATACGGC GCCTTGATCCCATAC CTAGAAGAATATTACAACCTGAGTTACATCATAGTATCCCTTGTTTTCCTCTCACCCTTTGTTGGTTATATCTTAGCAGCAGTTTTGAACAATACACTGCATCGACGGATTGGACAGCGAGGGATCGGTATTACTTGCGGAATTTGCCATATTCTCGCCTACATCATTATCGCCGTTCACCCTCCGTACCCTGTCTTGGTTCTTGCATACTGTCTCGCTGGTTTCGGAAACGGGATCAGTGATGCTGCTTGGAATGCCTGGATTGGCAATCTCGATAAGGCCAATGAGACTCTTGGCTTCCTTCATGCCTTTTACGGCGTTGGAGGAGTCATCAGTCCTCTTATCGCAACTAACATGATCGCAAAGGCCAACTTGCCTTGGTATACATTCTACTATGTTATG ATCGGGTTGGCCACTATCGAATTTGTTACTTGCACCTGGGCATTTTGGCCCAATGGCCCAGAAGTCTATCGCCAAACCATGGATGCCAGCAACGAGGACAACCAGGGCATGAAGGAAGCCTTGTTCAAGCTTCCTTTCGCTCGTGTCACTTGGCTTTGTGCCGCATTCCTCCTCTGCTacgttggtgttgaggtttCTGTCGGTGGCTGGATCGTCCAGTTCATGATCCGCGTGCGCAAGGCCGAGAACTACCCAGCTGGTATGACCTCTATGGGCTTCTGGTTGGGTCTCGCCGTTGGCCGTGCTATTCTGGGGTTCGTGACTCCACTCCTTGGTGTCAAAGTTGCTGTGTCTCTGTATCTGCCTGCCGCTATGGCACTGCAGCTAATCTTCTGGCTGGTTCCGAGCTTTTATGTCTCGGCCGTAACAGTAGCACTCCAAGGATTCTTTCTCGGCCCTTTATTCCCGGCAGTTGTCGTTGCTACTACAAAGATGTTGCCCAAGCACTTGCATGTTAGTACTATTGGTTTCGCAGCTGCTTTCGGTGGTAGTGGTGCCGCGATTCTGCCTTTTGCCGTGGGTGCTATTGCTCAAGCCAAGGGCGTCAAGACTCTCCAGCCGATTATCCTGGCTTTCTTGACTGCATTGCTGGGACTTTGGCTATGCCTCCCAAGAATTGGCAAGAAAAGGGATTAA
- a CDS encoding FAD binding domain-containing protein — translation MAPQEKQPVIIVGAGLAGLVAAFELSERKVPVLLVDQENENNIGGQAFWSLGGVFMVDSSYQRRMGIKDSKELAYRDWMGSARFDREKEDYWPRKWAKAFVDFATDEMEDYVRARGLGFLMNVGWAERGDGTADGHGNSVPRFHVSWGTGPEVVKVFADPVKKAAEKGIVTFKFRHRVDELIIDDNGRAVGVRGTILEDDDAARGVKSNRVEKDKFEIYGSAVVVSSGGIGGNVDAVKAAWPVERLGPKIPETFVVGVPHHVDGRMIGISEDAGANVINRDRMWHYTEGLQNWNPIWPDHGIRVLPAPSSLWLDATGKRLPPFLYPGSDTLATLKYICSTGYDYTWFILDQSIIAREFALSGSEQNPDLTNKSIWLLLTRIFGKKGTVPVQNFQKYGKDFVVRDNLEDLVVGMNELAKKRNGPLLEFDAIKEVVETRDGQFNNPYSKDAQAMLINNARTYWADRRSRVAPPHRLLDKAHGPLIAVQMNILTRKTLGGIETNLDSNVMRADGTPFPGLYAAGEVAGFGGGGVHGYNSLEGTFVGGCIFSGRAAGRALVREILGENDSDGGELKKVNSRL, via the coding sequence ATGGCTCCTCAAGAGAAACAACCCGTCATCATTGTCGGCGCTGGCCTGGCTGGCCTCGTCGCAGCCTTTGAACTCTCAGAGCGCAAAGTCCCAGTTCTGTTGGTCGATCAAGAAAATGAAAACAACATCGGCGGACAAGCTTTTTGGTCGCTGGGTGGTGTGTTCATGGTCGATTCCTCGTATCAGCGAAGAATGGGAATCAAAGACTCAAAGGAATTGGCGTATAGAGATTGGATGGGCTCAGCGAGATTTGATCGTGAAAAGGAGGATTACTGGCCGCGTAAGTGGGCCAAAGCCTTCGTGGATTTCGCCACcgatgagatggaggatTATGTCAGGGCGAGAGGCCTCGGCTTCTTGATGAATGTTGGATGGGCTGAGAGAGGTGATGGTACTGCAGATGGCCATGGAAATTCTGTTCCAAGATTCCATGTTAGCTGGGGTACAGGACCAGAGGTCGTCAAGGTCTTTGCAGACCCTGTCAAGAAAGCCGCAGAGAAGGGCATCGTCACCTTCAAGTTCAGACACAGAGTTGATGAGTTGATCATCGACGACAACGGACGTGCTGTTGGAGTACGAGGCACAATtctggaagatgatgatgctgcccGTGGAGTCAAGTCGAACCGGGTCGAAAAAGACAAGTTTGAAATTTACGGCTCAGCAGTTGTCGTTTCTTCAGGCGGCATTGGAGGAAATGTCGATGCCGTCAAGGCTGCATGGCCTGTCGAGAGATTAGGTCCCAAGATCCCAGAGACCTTCGTCGTTGGTGTTCCCCATCATGTTGATGGACGCATGATCGGTATATCCGAAGATGCCGGCGCGAACGTCATCAACCGCGACCGAATGTGGCATTACACTGAAGGTCTTCAGAATTGGAACCCCATCTGGCCAGACCATGGTATTAGAGTCCTCCCTGCCCCTTCATCTCTTTGGCTCGATGCAACTGGCAAGCGACTGCCACCATTCCTCTACCCAGGTTCCGATACTCTTGCGACGTTAAAGTATATCTGCAGCACGGGATATGACTACACCTGGTTCATCCTCGACCAGAGCATCATCGCCCGTGAATTCGCCCTCTCTGGCTCAGAGCAGAATCCCGATCTTACTAATAAGAGCATCTGGCTGCTTCTCACCCGAATCTTTGGCAAGAAAGGCACCGTCCCTGTTCAGAACTTTCAAAAGTACGGCAAGGACTTTGTTGTCCGTGATAACCTGGAAGATTTAGTAGTCGGTATGAACGAACTCGCCAAGAAACGCAATGGTCCGCTACTGGAGTTCGACGCTATCAAAGAGGTAGTGGAAACAAGAGACGGCCAGTTTAACAACCCATACTCAAAAGACGCACAAGCAATGCTTATTAATAATGCGCGAACATACTGGGCTGATCGCCGAAGCCGAGTTGCTCCGCCTCATAGACTCCTTGACAAGGCCCATGGACCTTTGATCGCTGTGCAGATGAACATTCTTACGCGCAAAACTCTCGGTGGTATTGAGACGAATCTGGATAGCAATGTCATGCGAGCAGACGGCACCCCGTTCCCTGGGCTATACGCAGCTGGTGAAGTTGCGGGCTTTGGCGGTGGAGGTGTACATGGGTATAATTCTCTTGAGGGAACGTTTGTTGGAGGATGTATCTTCTCGGGACGTGCTGCTGGAAGGGCCCTTGTTCGTGAGATCTTAGGTGAGAATGATTCCGATGGAGGAGAACTGAAGAAGGTGAACTCTCGTCTCTGA